The genomic stretch ATGTCACCAATGATAAATAACATACACCCACCAGAAAGGCAACACCATTGGTACACCATTGTTTCCAAAATTTCCTTGAGGAACAACCTCAAGCAACTAGCTGCAGCACAAGAGTGGAAAACCACCAGTTCTTACGCAAGAACATCCTTCAGCTTGGCCTTCTGGTCGTCTGTCAGGGTTTTCGGGAACAACACCTCGAACGTCACATACAGATCGCCTTTCTTGTTGCTTTGGAACAATGGCATGCCCTCTCCTTTGAACTTCCTTACTTCCTTGGGTTTAGTGACACCCTAATGATTTGTGATGGAACAAGGTTGATTAGATGCGGAAGAGTCTACATGATGCAAATCTTTTGCTGTACTGGTCAGGAATTGGTAACTTACCTTGGAGCCGATTTGGACCAGATGGTCATCGAGATGCTTGATGGTCTTCTCAAAACCAACCAGAGCTTGCAGCTGTAGCAGAAAAAGGTGATCAGATCATCAGATATGTAGAATAGAACTGCAGTACACCATTTTGGAAACAAGAGAAATTTGGCGGATTATAGGAGGTTGGTTTCAAAGAATGACAAATACATGACCACAGAACCCCATTTGGAACACTGAAGGAAAGAGGACACTCGCCCCAAGTGGATCTAGAGTTTACTATGAATCTTCAGCAAAAACCCTACATACCAAACATGACCTAAATGCTTAAATGATCATTTTCGGTGGAAACACACAACACCCTTGGAGAGTTGGCTGTTTGATGTAGGATGTATGCAAGGAGGTTATAGCTGGAGTATTTACAGAGATGGGCTAGCATCAACTAGACCCTTGGAGAGGGGCAATTTACAGAGATGGGCTAGCATCAACTAGACCCTTGGAGAGGGGCAATTTACAGAGCTGGGCTAGCATCAACTCGACCCTTGGAGAGGGGCAATTTACAGAGATGGGCTAGCATCAAACTCATGCAGTCAGCAGTCTCAAAAAAACTTGTTTTGATTCTCAAGTTTCCAACCAAGGTACAAATTACACTAATTTTCTTTGCATACCAAGTGTTAAGTAATGTAAACCGTAATAGGTACAACCGTACACGAGAGGGGACAGTACCAGGGGGATTGTAACTGTTGCATGCAGGTCGTTGCCTTCTCTTCTGAATCGGTCATGTGGTGCTGTCCGAATCCGAAACTGCGCATGGAGTCATTTTTTCAGGACGAGATTAGACACGTCAATTAGTTCCCAAGGTAATTTGAACCAAGCAGGCAAAAAACAGACCTTCAAATCTCCAGGTTCACCATCAATCTTAGGCTCTCCTTCCTCAAAGAATGAAACCTCCTGAAGTATAAGATGACATCGCCAAATCAAACATCTAAGCAGTAAAGTAATTGATACATTACATCATGATAAACTTGCAAATTTAAGCAGTTCTATCTAATCGTCTCTTGACCATGAGGTAACTTGTTGGCAACTTGGTACCATAGTCTATAAGAAATCAGATATATTCACAGTTCACATCAAAAGTGACAAATGTACCTATATTCGATCATTTGAACTAAGGAATTCTTATTCTGAAGTCTTGACTAAATGTTCGCAACTCAGTGATTATTTAAACTGATTTATTTTGAGTTAACCAAGTTTAAGTACTGGACAGAAAATATGGCAGCTGCTTCATACGGTTATACCTGCCCATCTTGCATACCCTTCTCAATATCAACAGTCAAAAAGTCACCATCTCGTACATACTTCACATTTGCACACTGGTCGCAGACCTGAAGACAGAAAACGAAATTATTAAGAAGAAAACTCATTTTGGTGACAGATAAAATGTATGAAATTGTCTAACTTCCAGTATGTTAAATTATATCAACTGCAGAATACCATAGTACGGTGAAATTAAAAAAATACCTGCTCGGTCATTTGTTGATACATTCCAGGACCAATCTGGCGGTGGTAAACTTCATTCCTGCAGTTGCATTGTCTCTTTCCTGGTGCTGGTTTTATGATGTTTTTCTCTCTCCAAATCTATTATGCACATGAAAATAACAAACTAAATTTTTTGCTCTACTTCTCAATTAAGCGTTTTTAGCGTGAAAACTCAGATCATGCTACAAAATATAGCGCTTGGGTAGCGCAGCATTTGTCTAGTGTCTATGGGACAATTTGTGATAGCTAACTTAGCTATATTTTCATGGTTTATTAGCTAGACAAATTTTGTTACCTTCAATGAACCACCCATGTACAGGTCCTCAAGTGAAGCATCCAGTTCGACAATCACATCATCACCTTTAATGATccgttcttcctcctcttccataccaccaccaccacctccgaaaAAACTGCAAGAGGTTCGTGAAAAGAACAACAAATTGATCACTTAAACTATAACATTCATGCGGTACAAATACAACAAACATAAATAGATTGTAAGACTGAGTTGCCTCTGTCCAAGTTAGTGCTGAAATTGTAACAGAACAGAAAATACATACataaaaaatattaaatatgcGCTTCAAGCAAAAGAAGCACACCACACCTGTGTATGCCATGACTTCATGAATGGTGTATGCACATATGAAGTTTTAGTTGATTATAGAATGGTGTTGTTAATCCTCAGGACAATAGCTTTAATTGCACGAGCTCATATGCAGAGAAGACAATAATTCCTCTAGTATATCCCTTGACTTCCTAAAATTATTATTCTTAGTCTCTTGGAGCAATGGCACACATAAAAGTCATGCATTTATCAGTACTGAATGCAGTCATTGGAACAGTTTGATATATCTATAGTCGACACTGCCAGATCCTACAGAACTGGAACCGTACCCTTTGCAATGTAAGAACACTTGAATCAACAACTCAGGGAAGATTGGAACTGAAATTGGAGGTGTCAATTCACTAGTTAAGTGCATGTGAATTAAGTGTGCATCTTCATGTATTCAACAGGTTCATATGAATCGCCTTAGTCACTATGGAATGACGAGCAACTAAAATATTGACAGTGCTCTATATCATTATGGTAAATAAAAGATCCATGTGATATAATATCTAGCTTGATATGTATAGCAACCAAAGGATGATCGTAGCATGTTTCGTGATATTTCACTAGCAAGCATGGTGCACTACACATTATAGACTGCTGACAGTTTGTTGTTCTAACTTATAAGTTTATACTTTTGTCCCCTGTACTTTGAAACCGTTCTAAGTTTGCTTAGATAGCAAACTGTTACACAGTAGACTGTAATAGGTCAAATGTGTAGATTGAAGTGCTACTAAAACACAGATGGCAGGCAACATTTCCCTCACCTGCTGAAGATGTCTTGCATGttcatcccgccgccgcctcctctcccgcCTTGACCTTGGAACTGCTtgagcccctcctcgcc from Lolium rigidum isolate FL_2022 chromosome 4, APGP_CSIRO_Lrig_0.1, whole genome shotgun sequence encodes the following:
- the LOC124708838 gene encoding dnaJ protein ERDJ3B; the protein is MAAPRRRGARLAAVLALLLHLAAVIHGKSYYDVLQVPKGASEDQIKRSYRKLALKYHPDKNPGNEEATKKFAEISNAYEVLNDQEKKKIYDRYGEEGLKQFQGQGGRGGGGGMNMQDIFSSFFGGGGGGMEEEEERIIKGDDVIVELDASLEDLYMGGSLKIWREKNIIKPAPGKRQCNCRNEVYHRQIGPGMYQQMTEQVCDQCANVKYVRDGDFLTVDIEKGMQDGQEVSFFEEGEPKIDGEPGDLKFRIRTAPHDRFRREGNDLHATVTIPLLQALVGFEKTIKHLDDHLVQIGSKGVTKPKEVRKFKGEGMPLFQSNKKGDLYVTFEVLFPKTLTDDQKAKLKDVLA